ACAAAATGAGATTTTAATCTCTTTCACCTCACAATTGACAAGCTCTTAGTTATGCTCAAAGGCACAGAAATAATATTGAAATTAAACATTGCAAAATGAGCACTCGCTCTAGAAAGGGAAAATATAAAAAGAAGTAATGCCTGGACTTTTTACAGGATCCGTCGATTGTTCAGAATACTTCATATTCGCTCATCACATAAATATGGGAACAAAAACTGGAAAAATTGGGCGTCTCCAAGGTTTTCCAGTGTGTCAAACGTTTGATAGTTGTACACATCAGAAATTATCTCCTTCTGCTGAACTTCGGATGTAGAAACGCTATCTGCTCTAATTGTAGGCATTTGATGAGAAAGTGGGGGCTGCGGGCTACTGTTGGGCATTGGGCGAAATTTGAATTGATCTTCAAACATGGGTATTTTCACTTGACTACCACAACAATCCCTATTCAGTCTTTTAGGGGTAAATGACGAAGAATCATAAGTAGCAGACTTGGCTGATGGCCTCTTATTTCCAGTGAGGGACTGCACAACAGCAGAGAATTCGGATTCGATTGCTATAACAATTTTAGGGTTTCCAATATGAACGACCTTCACTGGTTTACCTTTAGACTTGAAGGATGTTCTTGCTAATGAATCTGGcttcttttctgccatgtattaCCTTTAGACACGATTTCAGACCTCCAGATTGAGGACTTTTAGGAAGAGTGAGGTGTGTCTTT
This window of the Cryptomeria japonica unplaced genomic scaffold, Sugi_1.0 HiC_scaffold_1059, whole genome shotgun sequence genome carries:
- the LOC131051900 gene encoding uncharacterized protein LOC131051900; its protein translation is MAEKKPDSLARTSFKSKGKPVKVVHIGNPKIVIAIESEFSAVVQSLTGNKRPSAKSATYDSSSFTPKRLNRDCCGSQVKIPMFEDQFKFRPMPNSSPQPPLSHQMPTIRADSVSTSEVQQKEIISDVYNYQTFDTLENLGDAQFFQFLFPYLCDERI